In Garciella nitratireducens DSM 15102, a single window of DNA contains:
- the dapB gene encoding 4-hydroxy-tetrahydrodipicolinate reductase, whose amino-acid sequence MLKIILSGCNGTMGQVIKQFTKDDDSIKIVAGLDKFPEKYNNNFPVYENPRQCKEEADVIIDFSHYSAFREIITFAKQHKLPLVMATTGLSDKNEKQLQLLSKEIPIFRSANMSLGVNVVLDLIYRATKSLEDSFDIEIIEAHHNKKVDAPSGTALMLAHEIKSAKNETSHFIYGRHGKQERRNKNDIGIHAIRGGTIVGEHTIVYAGLDEIIEIKHTALSKNIFAAGAIKAAKYIADKENGLYDMKKLLNNE is encoded by the coding sequence TTGCTAAAGATAATATTAAGTGGTTGTAATGGTACCATGGGGCAAGTTATTAAACAATTTACAAAAGATGATGATTCTATAAAAATTGTTGCTGGTCTTGATAAATTCCCAGAAAAATACAATAATAATTTTCCAGTATATGAAAATCCTAGACAATGTAAAGAAGAAGCTGATGTAATCATCGACTTTTCCCACTATTCCGCTTTTAGAGAGATTATAACTTTTGCAAAACAGCATAAACTTCCTTTGGTTATGGCTACTACAGGATTAAGCGATAAAAATGAAAAACAATTGCAACTTTTATCAAAGGAAATTCCCATTTTTCGTTCTGCAAATATGTCATTAGGAGTAAATGTAGTGCTAGATTTAATTTACAGAGCTACTAAATCTCTAGAAGATAGCTTTGATATAGAAATTATTGAAGCTCATCATAATAAGAAAGTTGATGCTCCCAGTGGAACAGCCCTTATGTTAGCTCATGAAATTAAGAGTGCAAAAAATGAAACAAGTCATTTTATATATGGACGCCACGGGAAACAAGAGAGAAGAAATAAAAACGATATTGGAATACATGCTATTCGTGGAGGAACAATTGTAGGAGAGCATACCATCGTCTATGCAGGCCTAGATGAAATCATTGAAATCAAACATACTGCTCTATCAAAAAATATATTTGCTGCTGGGGCAATAAAAGCAGCAAAATATATTGCTGATAAAGAAAATGGCCTCTATGATATGAAAAAATTATTAAATAATGAATAA
- a CDS encoding proline racemase, protein MKFSKSIHAIDSHTMGEPTRIVVGGIPSIPGKTMPEKKAYLEEHLDYVRTAIMHEPRGHNDMFGSILTQPTTDQADIGIIFMDGGGYLNMCGHGSIGAATIAVETGMVPMIEPVTELTLEAPAGLIKAKAKVENEKVKEVSIVNVPAFLYKKDVEIEVPGIGKVTLDISFGGSFFAILSAKQLGLKIVPENASKLKELGIMIRNIVNEQIEIQHPTLKHIKTVDLVEIYDDPTHPEATYKNVVVFGEGQIDRSPCGTGTSAKMATLFAKGELKEGELFVYESILGTLFKGKVLGKTKVGEFDAVIPEITGCAYITGFNHFVIDEDDPVKHGFILK, encoded by the coding sequence GTGAAATTTTCAAAAAGTATTCATGCTATTGATTCTCATACGATGGGAGAACCTACTCGTATTGTTGTAGGAGGGATCCCTTCTATTCCTGGGAAAACTATGCCAGAAAAGAAGGCTTATCTAGAAGAGCATTTAGATTATGTAAGAACAGCTATTATGCATGAACCTAGAGGACATAATGATATGTTTGGTTCTATTCTTACCCAACCTACTACAGATCAAGCAGATATCGGAATTATTTTTATGGATGGCGGTGGGTATTTAAATATGTGTGGACATGGTTCAATAGGAGCAGCTACTATAGCTGTTGAAACAGGAATGGTACCAATGATAGAGCCTGTTACAGAGTTAACTTTGGAAGCTCCAGCAGGTTTGATTAAGGCTAAGGCAAAGGTAGAGAATGAAAAAGTAAAGGAAGTATCTATTGTAAATGTTCCTGCATTTTTGTACAAAAAAGACGTAGAGATTGAAGTTCCTGGAATTGGTAAGGTGACCTTAGATATTTCTTTTGGAGGAAGTTTTTTTGCAATTCTTAGTGCAAAACAATTGGGATTGAAGATTGTACCAGAAAATGCTTCGAAGTTAAAAGAATTAGGAATTATGATTCGTAATATTGTAAATGAGCAAATAGAAATTCAACATCCAACCTTAAAACACATTAAAACAGTTGATCTTGTAGAAATCTATGATGATCCTACTCATCCAGAGGCTACTTATAAAAATGTAGTGGTTTTTGGAGAGGGACAAATAGATCGATCTCCTTGTGGAACGGGAACTTCTGCTAAAATGGCTACTTTATTTGCTAAAGGAGAATTAAAAGAAGGAGAATTATTTGTTTATGAAAGCATTTTAGGAACTTTATTTAAAGGTAAGGTTCTTGGAAAGACAAAAGTAGGAGAATTTGATGCTGTTATTCCAGAAATTACAGGATGTGCATATATTACAGGATTCAACCATTTTGTTATTGATGAAGATGATCCTGTTAAACATGGTTTTATATTAAAATAA
- a CDS encoding sulfite exporter TauE/SafE family protein, translated as MVNVVLGILGLFAAAFAVVFGKDLATNKDKLEPQTSFAKSTGIGFIVNFFDTLGIGSFAPTTALLRAFKQVEDRFIPGTLNVSCTIPVILEAFLFITSVKVEIITLVCMLAAAVIGAIIGAGIVSKLPEKTIQLIMGIALLATAFLMLAKQSGWIAGLGTGTAIGLSGGKLIIAIVGNFILGALMTAGIGLYAPCMALVYMLGMSPKVAFPIMMGSCAFLMPAASIRFVKEQAYNKKASLGITIGGIIGVLIAVYLVTSLPLDILTWLIIIVVTYTSITLLKAAIKSGENIENN; from the coding sequence ATGGTAAATGTGGTCTTGGGAATTTTAGGCCTTTTTGCTGCAGCTTTTGCTGTAGTTTTTGGCAAGGATTTAGCTACAAATAAAGATAAGTTAGAACCACAAACGAGTTTTGCTAAATCTACTGGTATTGGATTTATTGTAAATTTTTTTGATACTTTAGGAATTGGAAGTTTTGCTCCAACTACTGCATTATTAAGAGCATTTAAACAAGTAGAAGATAGATTTATACCAGGAACGTTAAACGTGTCTTGTACTATTCCTGTTATATTAGAAGCATTTTTATTTATTACTTCTGTAAAAGTAGAAATTATTACTTTGGTTTGTATGTTAGCAGCTGCAGTAATAGGAGCTATAATAGGGGCAGGAATTGTTTCTAAACTACCAGAAAAAACCATTCAATTGATTATGGGAATTGCATTGTTAGCTACCGCTTTTTTAATGCTTGCAAAACAATCAGGCTGGATTGCTGGATTAGGTACTGGTACAGCTATTGGTTTATCTGGAGGAAAGCTAATTATTGCTATTGTAGGAAATTTTATCTTAGGAGCTTTAATGACCGCAGGAATTGGCCTTTATGCTCCATGTATGGCATTGGTGTATATGTTAGGAATGTCTCCTAAAGTTGCCTTTCCGATTATGATGGGTTCTTGTGCTTTTTTAATGCCAGCAGCTTCTATTAGATTTGTTAAAGAACAAGCTTATAATAAAAAAGCTTCTTTAGGTATTACCATTGGAGGAATTATTGGAGTGCTTATTGCTGTTTATTTAGTTACTTCTTTACCATTAGATATATTGACCTGGTTGATTATTATTGTAGTAACTTATACTTCTATTACTCTTTTAAAAGCAGCTATTAAATCTGGGGAAAATATTGAAAATAATTAA
- a CDS encoding small, acid-soluble spore protein, alpha/beta type, whose product MVKSKKTKKKKKELTPEDIMKYEIARELGLLDKVKEYGWGGLTARETGRIGGIMTQKKRMMNQKKEEE is encoded by the coding sequence ATGGTAAAATCAAAAAAGACTAAAAAGAAAAAAAAAGAGTTAACCCCTGAAGATATTATGAAATATGAGATTGCTCGTGAACTAGGTTTATTAGATAAAGTAAAAGAATATGGTTGGGGAGGATTAACAGCTAGAGAAACTGGAAGAATTGGGGGGATTATGACTCAAAAAAAGAGAATGATGAATCAAAAAAAAGAAGAGGAATAG
- a CDS encoding tetratricopeptide repeat protein, with translation MKKILMIGGILVFFFAFCNIAFAKEDTLSSGWTGHGLYLLGDENISLNKVDINILVNDDRTSLVFAEYELENKQNKMVNAYLGVPEHEVNLQEFESRVTRKIQNDILSYRYGNYKVSGQEINKRIKRSDANYKGWRTWYAPFEPGEKRTVKISYKVENKEISNGRYLISFQLEHINTWKGNPKNIHVKVSFDNQEVKPYNFGNTFSIKPDSIQDNFTLNWNLDSLQKDQSIDFDYYYIDQEISNFLKSATSSKLKSIARAYESKEYSQVIEQGKKYIENSKGENFQKEVYFLMADAYLQLGQPEESLILYELIEGEPIFYKGFQQKVQEFITYNKIKCYLQKEDYKTMYRLILKIQEDKTYNFIFKDWAKKETKEIPIETIKQVEKENREPNVVEKLYLRISNGKHNNIMMIILGVFLFFMSVFYIRYKRKKEKNTLFKK, from the coding sequence GTGAAAAAGATATTAATGATAGGAGGTATTCTTGTTTTCTTTTTTGCTTTTTGTAATATCGCTTTTGCAAAGGAAGATACACTATCTTCTGGATGGACAGGCCATGGCCTTTATTTATTAGGAGATGAGAATATCTCTCTAAACAAGGTAGATATTAATATTTTGGTAAATGATGATCGAACTTCTCTAGTATTTGCAGAATATGAATTAGAGAATAAACAAAATAAGATGGTAAATGCTTATTTGGGAGTTCCGGAACATGAAGTAAATTTGCAGGAATTTGAAAGTCGAGTGACAAGAAAAATACAAAATGATATATTGTCTTATCGTTATGGAAATTATAAAGTAAGCGGACAGGAAATAAATAAAAGAATAAAGAGATCCGATGCTAACTATAAAGGATGGAGAACTTGGTATGCTCCCTTTGAGCCGGGAGAAAAAAGAACGGTAAAAATATCCTATAAAGTAGAGAACAAAGAAATAAGTAATGGAAGATATTTAATATCTTTTCAATTAGAGCACATTAATACTTGGAAGGGAAATCCGAAGAATATCCACGTGAAAGTATCTTTTGATAATCAAGAGGTAAAGCCTTATAATTTTGGAAATACATTTTCCATAAAGCCAGATAGCATTCAGGATAATTTTACTTTAAACTGGAACTTGGATTCTCTTCAAAAAGATCAAAGTATCGACTTTGATTATTATTATATTGATCAAGAGATTAGTAATTTTTTAAAATCAGCAACTTCTAGCAAATTGAAATCTATTGCTAGAGCTTATGAAAGTAAAGAATATTCACAGGTTATTGAGCAGGGAAAGAAATATATAGAAAATTCTAAAGGAGAAAATTTTCAAAAAGAAGTTTACTTTTTAATGGCTGATGCCTATCTTCAATTGGGACAACCAGAAGAAAGTTTGATCTTATATGAACTTATAGAAGGAGAGCCTATTTTTTATAAGGGATTCCAACAAAAAGTACAAGAGTTTATTACTTATAATAAAATAAAGTGTTATTTACAAAAAGAAGATTATAAGACGATGTATCGATTGATCTTAAAGATACAAGAGGATAAAACTTATAATTTTATTTTCAAAGATTGGGCTAAAAAAGAGACTAAAGAAATTCCTATTGAGACTATAAAACAGGTGGAGAAAGAAAATAGGGAACCTAATGTAGTAGAAAAGTTGTATTTAAGGATTTCTAATGGAAAGCATAATAATATAATGATGATTATTTTAGGAGTTTTTCTTTTCTTCATGAGTGTTTTTTATATTCGTTATAAAAGGAAAAAAGAAAAAAATACTTTATTTAAAAAATAG
- the dapD gene encoding 2,3,4,5-tetrahydropyridine-2,6-dicarboxylate N-acetyltransferase: protein MTKKDDLKQQFDLTNAYEIAKYIKTAKKSTPLKVLVDGNLEGADFGKIESYGKDNLWILFGEKEELLSFLKTHKEKINKTHIENDRRNSAIPLLDLKDVQARIEPGAIIREGVQIGKNAVIMMGAVLNIGANIGEGTMVDMNAVVGARGTIGKNVHIGAGAVIAGVLEPPSSTPVIIEDNVMIGANAVILEGVHIGKNAVVAAGSVVTQDVEENTVVAGSPAKVIKHKDEKTEDKTKLMDDLRG, encoded by the coding sequence ATGACAAAAAAAGACGATTTAAAGCAACAATTTGATTTAACAAATGCCTATGAAATTGCAAAATACATAAAAACAGCAAAAAAATCTACTCCTTTAAAAGTTTTAGTAGATGGAAATTTAGAAGGTGCAGATTTTGGCAAAATCGAAAGTTATGGAAAAGATAATTTATGGATTTTATTCGGAGAAAAAGAAGAACTTCTTTCTTTTTTAAAAACTCATAAAGAAAAAATCAATAAAACACACATAGAGAATGATCGTAGAAATTCTGCCATTCCCCTTTTAGACTTAAAAGATGTACAAGCACGTATTGAGCCTGGTGCCATTATTCGTGAAGGAGTACAAATAGGAAAAAACGCTGTTATTATGATGGGAGCAGTATTAAATATTGGAGCAAATATTGGAGAAGGTACTATGGTAGATATGAACGCTGTAGTTGGTGCAAGAGGAACTATTGGGAAAAATGTTCATATAGGAGCTGGCGCAGTTATCGCAGGAGTATTAGAACCTCCAAGTAGTACTCCTGTAATTATAGAAGATAATGTAATGATTGGCGCAAATGCAGTCATCTTAGAAGGAGTTCACATTGGGAAAAATGCGGTTGTCGCAGCTGGTTCTGTTGTAACACAAGACGTAGAAGAAAATACAGTAGTTGCTGGTTCTCCAGCAAAAGTAATTAAGCACAAGGATGAAAAGACAGAAGATAAAACAAAATTAATGGATGATTTAAGAGGATAA
- the metA gene encoding homoserine O-acetyltransferase MetA yields MPIIIPENLPAAKILSQEHVFIMDKARAIHQDIRPLKIAIVNLMPTKIITDAQFLRLIANTPLQVEIIFIKTQSHKSKNTPKEYLQNFYTTFSQIKNQKFDGMIITGAPVEKLEFKEVDYWEELKEIMDYAKDNVTSTMFVCWGAQAGLYHYYKIPKYPLDNKIFGVFKHKITTKKVNLLRGFDDEFYMPNSRYTEVKREDIEKIEELEILAQSDQSGVGIVANKDGSQIFVMGHLEYDLDTLEKEYLRDLKKNLPIQIPVNYYKDNDPNNKPIVRWKAHANILYANWLNYYVYQETPYDLYKIRKH; encoded by the coding sequence ATGCCAATTATTATACCTGAAAATCTTCCAGCAGCAAAAATTCTTTCTCAAGAACATGTCTTTATCATGGATAAAGCTAGGGCAATTCATCAAGATATTAGGCCATTAAAAATTGCGATTGTAAATCTTATGCCTACAAAAATTATTACAGATGCACAGTTTCTAAGATTAATTGCCAATACTCCTTTACAAGTGGAGATTATATTTATAAAGACGCAAAGTCATAAATCAAAGAATACTCCAAAAGAATATTTACAGAACTTTTATACTACATTTTCTCAAATCAAAAATCAAAAATTTGATGGCATGATCATTACAGGAGCTCCTGTTGAAAAATTAGAGTTTAAAGAAGTGGATTATTGGGAGGAATTAAAAGAAATTATGGATTATGCCAAGGATAATGTAACATCTACGATGTTTGTATGTTGGGGTGCTCAAGCAGGATTATATCATTATTATAAAATTCCAAAGTATCCTTTAGATAATAAAATTTTTGGGGTATTCAAACATAAAATCACCACAAAAAAAGTGAATTTATTAAGAGGATTTGACGATGAATTTTATATGCCAAATTCTAGATATACTGAAGTAAAACGAGAAGACATAGAAAAAATTGAGGAATTAGAAATTTTAGCACAATCAGATCAATCGGGAGTAGGAATTGTAGCCAATAAAGATGGGAGTCAAATATTTGTTATGGGACATTTAGAATATGATTTAGATACCTTAGAAAAAGAATATCTTCGAGATCTTAAAAAAAATCTACCTATCCAGATTCCTGTCAATTATTATAAAGATAATGATCCTAATAATAAGCCAATTGTTCGCTGGAAGGCTCATGCGAATATCTTATATGCTAATTGGTTAAACTATTATGTTTATCAAGAAACACCTTATGATCTTTATAAAATAAGAAAACATTAG
- a CDS encoding aspartate-semialdehyde dehydrogenase, giving the protein MKKKFNIAVVGATGMVGQKMLEVLAERDFPIDHLYLFASSKSAGKEVEYRGKKYIVEELKESSFDQDIDIALFSAGASISKKFSPIAASKGVIVVDNSSAFRMDEKVPLVVPEVNPEDVEWHNGIIANPNCSTIQAMLPLKALHEKYILKRVIYSTYQAVSGSGVKGYRDLKEGIQGKDPICYPHPIAFNCLPHIDDFLENGYTKEEMKMVNESRKILHAPSLKVTATTVRVPVFYGHSESINLEFERSFKLEEVRKTLEEMPGIIVMDDPKNNVYPLARISENKDEVFVGRIRRDESIENGLNLWVVADNIRKGAATNTVQIAELLIEKQLL; this is encoded by the coding sequence ATGAAAAAAAAATTTAATATTGCAGTTGTTGGTGCTACAGGTATGGTTGGTCAAAAAATGTTAGAAGTTTTAGCAGAACGAGATTTTCCAATAGATCATTTATATTTATTTGCTTCTTCAAAATCTGCTGGAAAAGAAGTGGAATATAGAGGGAAAAAATATATAGTAGAAGAATTAAAGGAATCTTCCTTTGATCAAGATATTGATATTGCACTGTTTTCTGCTGGTGCCTCTATTAGTAAAAAATTTTCTCCTATAGCTGCTTCTAAAGGAGTCATTGTTGTAGATAATAGTTCTGCCTTTCGAATGGACGAAAAAGTACCTTTAGTTGTTCCAGAAGTAAATCCAGAAGACGTAGAATGGCACAATGGAATTATTGCTAATCCTAATTGTTCTACTATCCAAGCTATGCTCCCTCTTAAAGCATTGCATGAAAAATATATCTTAAAAAGAGTTATCTATTCTACTTATCAAGCGGTATCTGGTTCAGGAGTAAAAGGATATCGAGATTTAAAAGAAGGAATTCAAGGAAAAGATCCCATTTGTTATCCGCATCCTATTGCATTTAATTGTCTTCCACATATTGATGACTTTTTAGAAAATGGATACACTAAAGAAGAAATGAAAATGGTCAATGAAAGTAGAAAAATTTTACATGCACCTTCTTTAAAAGTAACAGCTACTACAGTAAGAGTTCCTGTATTTTACGGACACAGTGAAAGCATCAATCTAGAATTTGAAAGGTCTTTTAAGTTAGAAGAAGTAAGGAAGACTCTAGAAGAAATGCCTGGAATCATTGTCATGGATGATCCTAAAAATAATGTTTATCCTTTAGCTAGAATTTCTGAAAATAAAGATGAGGTTTTTGTAGGTAGAATTCGTAGAGATGAAAGTATAGAAAATGGTCTGAATCTATGGGTAGTAGCAGATAATATTCGAAAAGGTGCCGCTACTAATACAGTACAAATTGCTGAATTACTTATTGAAAAGCAATTGCTATAA
- a CDS encoding M20 metallopeptidase family protein, whose translation MDFPIQEEFRDLLEEAIVLRRELHKIPETEFQEKKTSAFIASYLKKLGLQVRERVAKTGVIGYLAGKKAEKTYAFRADMDALPVMEQTGVEFSSTHLGNMHACGHDGHMTAVLLLAKYLVKKKHQLKDNILFIFQPGEEGSGGALPMIQEGILKEFHVDAIFGMHIHPDLEEGRIGCCAGPLMAQNGELDIIIKGESSHGASPQDGKDSIVIAAQLLNGIQSIISRNIDPLEGKVITIGTIKGGEKRNIISKETILEGTMRAFRENVYEKMKNRLQKIVQGMEQAYECEIQLNIRDMYPPVTNDEELFTLLEDILPKKNLKIVSPLMISEDFSFYQKEIPGLFFLLGSKNSQKGYIYGLHSAQFNFDEKILPIAVQVYYEILKKLEAIE comes from the coding sequence ATGGATTTTCCTATACAAGAAGAATTTCGAGATTTATTGGAAGAGGCGATTGTTCTAAGGAGGGAGTTACACAAGATACCAGAAACAGAGTTTCAAGAAAAAAAGACCAGCGCTTTTATAGCTTCTTATTTAAAAAAACTAGGGTTACAAGTGAGAGAAAGAGTTGCAAAGACTGGTGTAATTGGATATTTAGCAGGGAAAAAGGCAGAAAAAACTTATGCTTTTCGAGCGGATATGGATGCCTTGCCTGTAATGGAGCAAACAGGGGTGGAATTTAGTTCTACTCATTTAGGAAATATGCATGCTTGTGGTCATGATGGGCATATGACAGCCGTTCTTTTACTAGCTAAATATCTAGTAAAAAAGAAACATCAATTAAAAGATAATATTCTTTTTATTTTTCAACCTGGGGAGGAGGGTTCTGGTGGAGCGCTACCTATGATTCAAGAAGGAATTTTAAAAGAGTTTCATGTAGATGCTATCTTTGGAATGCATATTCATCCAGATTTAGAAGAAGGAAGAATTGGGTGTTGTGCAGGTCCTTTGATGGCACAAAATGGAGAATTAGATATTATTATAAAAGGAGAAAGTAGTCATGGAGCTTCTCCTCAAGATGGTAAAGATAGTATTGTAATTGCAGCTCAATTATTAAATGGAATTCAGAGTATTATCAGTAGAAATATTGATCCATTAGAGGGTAAGGTGATTACCATTGGGACTATAAAAGGAGGAGAAAAAAGGAACATTATTTCGAAGGAAACTATACTAGAGGGGACTATGAGAGCCTTTCGAGAAAATGTTTATGAAAAGATGAAAAATAGATTACAAAAAATAGTGCAAGGAATGGAACAGGCTTATGAATGTGAAATTCAGTTAAATATTAGGGATATGTATCCTCCTGTAACCAATGATGAAGAGCTTTTTACTTTATTAGAAGATATTTTACCTAAAAAAAATTTAAAAATTGTTAGTCCTCTTATGATTTCAGAAGACTTTTCTTTTTATCAAAAGGAAATACCTGGATTGTTTTTTTTGTTAGGATCTAAAAATTCTCAAAAAGGATACATCTATGGATTACATTCTGCACAATTTAACTTTGATGAAAAAATTTTACCGATAGCTGTTCAAGTATATTATGAAATTTTAAAAAAATTAGAAGCGATAGAATAA
- the dapA gene encoding 4-hydroxy-tetrahydrodipicolinate synthase, producing the protein MTLFKGSGVAIVTPFHEDRSINFEEFGKLLDWHVEQGTDAIIVCGTTGEAATLTKEEQQETIQFAVDRINKRIPVIAGTGSNHTAHAIEMSQYAESVGVDGLLVINPYYNKTTQKGIIAHFYAIADSVSIPIIVYNVPGRTGMNISPATLKELSKHKNIIGVKEASGNISQIADIAMLCGSDFSIYSGNDDHIVPILSLGGVGVISVSANIIPKDMHDLVINYLERNVEKSLELQLKTNPLNHALFIETNPIPIKTAMNLLGFKVGPLRLPLVDMEEKNLEKLKQALLNYGFVIS; encoded by the coding sequence ATGACGCTTTTTAAAGGTTCAGGTGTTGCTATAGTCACTCCGTTTCATGAAGATAGAAGTATTAATTTTGAAGAATTTGGGAAACTTTTAGATTGGCACGTAGAACAAGGTACAGATGCAATTATTGTATGTGGTACTACTGGTGAAGCTGCAACTTTGACCAAAGAAGAGCAACAGGAAACCATTCAATTTGCTGTAGATAGAATAAATAAACGCATTCCTGTGATTGCTGGTACAGGAAGCAACCATACAGCCCATGCAATTGAAATGTCTCAATATGCTGAAAGTGTTGGCGTTGATGGTTTGTTAGTAATTAATCCTTATTATAATAAGACTACTCAAAAAGGAATTATCGCTCATTTTTATGCAATTGCAGATTCTGTATCCATTCCTATTATTGTTTATAATGTTCCCGGAAGAACAGGAATGAATATTTCTCCTGCTACCTTAAAGGAATTATCCAAACATAAGAACATTATCGGAGTAAAAGAAGCTAGTGGAAATATTAGTCAAATAGCAGATATTGCTATGTTGTGTGGATCTGATTTTTCCATTTATTCAGGAAATGATGATCACATAGTCCCTATTCTTTCTTTAGGTGGTGTAGGTGTCATTTCTGTTTCTGCCAATATTATTCCTAAAGACATGCATGATCTAGTAATAAATTATTTAGAAAGAAATGTAGAAAAAAGTTTAGAACTTCAATTGAAAACAAATCCTTTGAATCATGCTCTTTTTATAGAAACTAATCCTATTCCTATAAAAACAGCAATGAATTTATTAGGATTTAAAGTTGGCCCTTTGCGTCTTCCTTTAGTAGATATGGAAGAAAAAAATCTTGAAAAATTAAAACAAGCTTTACTAAATTATGGATTTGTAATATCCTAA
- a CDS encoding aspartate kinase, with protein MPILVQKYGGTSVGSIDRIKNVAQRIIEKKLEGNKMVVVVSAMAKTTDQLLDIAYQLSKRPPKRELDMLLSTGEQTSIALLSIALNELGHEAISFTGPQVGIKTTGIHTKSRISEIDGTRIQNALNEDKIVIVAGFQGINENDDITTLGRGGSDTTAVALAASLNAECQIFTDVDGIYSVDPRLYPKAKKLDTICYEEMLEMASLGAGVMHTRAIELGEKYNVPIYVSSSINNKKGTMIKESDNMMEGPAITGMAINNDEAMISLNHVPHNIEFIASIFDALAKKSINIDMISQTSPKNNQVSISFTLPKEDLLEGKEILNSYIHQYPEIHLTVHKEITKLSVVGIGMRSQSGVAAQMFMLLAEENIPIHMVTTSEIKISYVIQPEDQQKAIQKIAETFDL; from the coding sequence ATGCCAATACTTGTGCAAAAATACGGTGGTACATCAGTAGGTAGCATTGATAGAATAAAAAATGTAGCTCAAAGAATTATTGAAAAAAAATTAGAAGGGAATAAAATGGTTGTTGTGGTTTCTGCTATGGCAAAAACTACAGATCAACTATTAGATATAGCTTATCAATTAAGTAAACGTCCTCCAAAAAGAGAATTAGACATGCTCTTGTCTACAGGAGAACAAACTTCTATTGCCTTGCTTTCTATAGCTTTAAACGAACTTGGACATGAGGCCATTTCTTTTACTGGGCCTCAAGTAGGAATCAAAACCACTGGAATTCATACTAAATCAAGAATTAGTGAAATTGATGGAACAAGAATTCAAAATGCCTTAAATGAAGATAAAATTGTAATTGTAGCTGGTTTTCAAGGAATAAATGAAAATGATGATATCACAACTTTAGGTAGAGGAGGATCTGATACTACAGCAGTAGCTTTAGCTGCTTCCTTAAATGCCGAATGCCAAATTTTTACTGATGTAGATGGTATTTATTCTGTAGATCCTAGATTATATCCAAAAGCCAAAAAACTTGATACTATTTGTTATGAAGAAATGTTAGAAATGGCAAGTTTAGGTGCTGGGGTCATGCATACAAGAGCAATTGAATTAGGAGAAAAATATAATGTACCCATTTATGTTTCCTCCAGCATAAATAATAAAAAAGGGACTATGATTAAGGAGAGTGATAATATGATGGAAGGCCCTGCCATCACAGGAATGGCAATTAATAATGACGAAGCAATGATTAGTTTAAACCATGTTCCGCATAATATTGAATTTATTGCATCTATTTTTGATGCATTAGCAAAAAAATCAATTAATATCGATATGATCAGTCAAACATCTCCTAAAAACAATCAAGTCTCTATTTCTTTTACCCTTCCAAAAGAAGATTTATTGGAAGGAAAAGAAATTCTTAATTCTTATATTCACCAATATCCAGAAATCCACTTAACTGTTCATAAGGAGATTACTAAACTATCTGTTGTAGGAATAGGAATGAGAAGTCAATCTGGAGTAGCAGCTCAAATGTTTATGCTATTAGCAGAAGAAAACATTCCTATCCATATGGTAACCACTTCTGAAATCAAAATTTCTTATGTAATTCAACCAGAAGATCAACAAAAAGCAATCCAAAAAATTGCAGAAACTTTTGATCTATAA